A region from the Wansuia hejianensis genome encodes:
- the prmA gene encoding 50S ribosomal protein L11 methyltransferase has translation MKWNKYTLKTTSKAEDIVISTLADLGIQGVEIEDKQPLTEEDKRQMFVDILPDMPEDDGVAYLNFYLEPEDDNEAILKRVEEELEELRVFLDIGEGTIIRSETEDKDWINNWKQYFHQFYVDEILIIPSWEEVREEDRDKMIIHIDPGTAFGTGMHETTQLCIRQLKKYVKPGDEVLDVGTGSGILSIIALKLSAGHALGTDLDPCAVSAVEENKAVNGIPEGSFDMLIGNIIDDRQVQERAGYEKYDIVTANILADVLIPLTPVIKSRLKPGGIYITSGILDVKEQEVREAVEGAGLAVVEITRQGEWVSITARK, from the coding sequence ATGAAATGGAATAAATATACGCTGAAGACGACCAGTAAGGCAGAAGATATAGTGATTTCCACCCTGGCGGATCTCGGGATACAAGGGGTAGAGATTGAGGATAAGCAGCCTTTGACAGAGGAAGACAAGCGACAGATGTTTGTGGATATTCTGCCGGACATGCCGGAGGATGACGGCGTAGCGTATCTGAATTTCTATCTGGAGCCGGAGGATGACAATGAGGCAATTTTGAAGCGGGTGGAGGAGGAGCTGGAAGAGCTTCGTGTTTTTCTGGATATCGGTGAAGGAACGATTATCAGGTCAGAGACGGAGGATAAGGACTGGATCAACAATTGGAAACAGTATTTCCATCAGTTCTATGTGGATGAAATCCTGATCATTCCTTCCTGGGAAGAAGTCAGAGAGGAAGACAGGGATAAAATGATTATCCATATTGATCCGGGCACAGCGTTTGGGACCGGTATGCATGAGACGACCCAGCTGTGTATCCGCCAGCTGAAAAAGTATGTAAAGCCAGGAGATGAGGTGTTGGATGTGGGAACCGGAAGCGGAATCCTGTCTATCATCGCTCTGAAGCTTTCGGCAGGCCATGCACTGGGAACGGACCTTGATCCCTGCGCGGTTTCAGCGGTTGAAGAAAATAAAGCAGTAAATGGGATACCGGAAGGGTCCTTTGATATGCTGATCGGCAATATTATTGATGACAGGCAGGTACAGGAGAGAGCCGGATACGAGAAATATGACATTGTGACGGCCAATATCCTGGCGGATGTGCTGATTCCCCTCACCCCCGTGATTAAGAGCCGGCTGAAGCCGGGAGGCATTTATATCACTTCCGGGATCCTGGATGTGAAGGAGCAGGAGGTAAGGGAGGCGGTTGAAGGGGCCGGGCTTGCGGTCGTAGAGATCACGCGCCAGGGCGAATGGGTCTCCATCACC